Part of the Sulfurovum sp. TSL6 genome, CTATGAATATATTTAGTCTGTTAGAACGTGCCATTATCAGTGACGATATTCTTATAAAAGAGGATTTGACCGCTCAATGTTTGGCGTATTGTACCAAAAATGAAATAAGGTGTAATGATGATTTTACCCCTCTGCGATTTTCAAAACCGTCCTATGCTTCCAAATGTCATATTGTAGATCCGAGAGAGTTGCCTGCCAGAAAAGACTTTGAGAGTAAAGAGGGGTTGGCTACCTTGGTACATGCTATTGCACACATAGAGTTTTCTGCCATCGATCTGGCACTGGATGCCGTGTATCGTTACCCACAGATGCCTCATGCCTATAAAGTAGATTGGCTTGAAGTAGCCAGTGATGAGATACGTCACTTTAAACTCTTGCGGAGCATATTGACAGAACTTGGATATGACTATGGGGATTTCCCAGTACATTGCGGACTTTTTGATGCGGCAGAGCACAGTGCAGAGAATATTCTGGACCGTATGGCGATCATCCCGCGTTACTATGAAGCATCAGGTCTTGATGTCAGCCCCCAGATCATTAAAAAACTGGACAACAAACGTAAAAATCCTCAGGTAAAAAAAGTGATAGATACACTGTATATTATCTATGATGAAGAGATAGACCATGTGTACAAGGGTGACAAATGGTTTAAATATCTTTGTAAAGAGGAAGGAAAAGCAGAAGGGACAGAAGAAGAGGTGTATTTTGAGATACTTGAACGCTATAAGTTACTCTCAAAACACCGTCCTCATGTCAATGTGGAAGCAAGAAAAGAGGCAGGGTTTTCCTGTTCTGAGATCAAAAAACTGGGTGCAAAGGAGTGTTCATGAGAGGATTTTTTGAAGCAATGCTCTTTGCACCAAAATGGTATCATTACCCTCTGATCTTGCTTCTCTTCCCGTTTTCTGTCATTTATGGGATCATGATGTCCATACGCAGGATAATGACTTCCCCAAAAGAGTTTGGGATTCCCATCATATCTGTGGGAAATCTTATCGTCGGGGGGAGTGGAAAAACACCTTTTGCCATAGCACTTGCTTCACGACTCCAAGGTGTAGTGATCATCTCTCGAGGGTATGGCCGTAAAAGCAAAGGGCTGGTCGAGGTCAGCTCTGAGGGCAAGATACTTGTCGATGTAACACAGAGTGGAGATGAATCTATGCTGATGGCACAGTCACTTCCTAAAGCAAGCGTCATAGTCAGTGAAGATAGAGCATCAGCCATAGAACTAGCCAAAGAAAAAGGTGCAAAGTGTATCATCTTGGATGATGGATTTAACCGTGTTGAGATAGAAAAATTTGAAATCGTGCTTGAACCTGAACACATCAAAAATTATCTCCCTTTCCCGGCAGGTGCATTTAGAGAATTTTGGTTCAATAAAAAATATGCAGATATTGTGGCAAAAGAAGGAGAGGCATTTCATCGACAGGTAGCGTTTGAGAACCTTAAACCCAAGATGGTACTGGTAACGGCCATTTCAAATCCGGATAGACTTAATACCTATTTGCCTGAGGGAATAGTAGATAAAGTCTATTTGGAAGATCATGCTTATTTTGAGGAAGAAAAGCTGAAAATGCTCCTCTCTGAGCATGAGGCCCAGAGTCTTCTTGTGACGCAAAAAGATGCAGTCAAAATGCAGGATTTTAAGTTACCTATCTCTGAAATGAAGTTAAAATTAGAGATCAAAGAGACTATCTTCACCCAGGTAGATGAATATATAAAGGGATATCCAGAATGAAAAATAATATTAATGTTGTAAAAACGCTGCTTGAAGCTTTACCGTTTATTAAAAAGTTTGCCAATGAAAAAATCGTTATTAAGTATGGCGGTTCTGCACAAACGAGTGATGCGCTAAAAGAACAGTTTGCACAGGATATTGTACTGTTGCATCTTGTAGGGATGAAACCTATTATCGTACATGGCGGAGGTAAAAGTATTACAGACCTTCTTGCCGATTTAGGGGTAGATACGAAGTTTATAGATGGACAGAGAGTCACGACAAAAGAGGTGATGCGTATCGTAGAGATGGTATTGAGCGGAGAGATCAACAAAGAGATCGTCTCTTTGCTTGATAATCATGGGTCCAAATCCATTGGGATCTCTGGAAAAGATGGCGGTTTTTTGAAGGGTATACCTAAAGATTTTGAAAAGTTCGGTTATACGGGTATCATCGAACATGTCAATCCTGAAATTGTAAATAACATCATTGAAGACGGTGCGATACCTGTGATCGCTCCTATCGCTGGAAGCAGTACGATGGGACATCCTGGATTTAATATCAATGCGGATCTTGCAGCAAGTAAAATAGCGGTAGCTTTACAAGCAAGAAAAGTACTTTTTCTGACAGACACTCCTGGTGTGTTAGATAAAGAGATGCAATTGATTACAAACCTAAGCATAGAAAAAACAGAATCCCTTAAAGCAGACGGAACGATACAAGGGGGTATGGTACCTAAAGTGGATGCCTGTATAGAAGCTTTACGTGGTGGCGTAAAAAAAGCACATATCATCGATGGTCGAGTGGAGCATTCATTACTTCTGGAAATTTTAACAAGTTCGGGTGTAGGAACTTGTATCGAACTCTAAAGTGGAACGCATGTTCAAAAAATCATTGACGGTTCTTCTTGTAATCGTATTGTGTTTCTCTGTACTGCAGGCAAAAGAATCATCGAAGAAAAAAGCACTTAAGAAAGAAGTATACCAAGCTGTATGGGAAAAAACGTATGGTGGAGATGACGGAGATATTGCAAATGGTATCGTAGCACTTGAAAATGGTGAATATGCCTTGGTAGGTACATGTAAATCGTTTGGTGCACAAGGTACGGATATGTGTGTAGTACGAATGAATGGCAAGGGTGAGATACTATGGCATATATTACTTGGCGGGAAGAAAAAAGACGTCGGTAAAGCCATAATCCGTGCAGCAGATGGCAGCCTTATCATACTTGGTACTTCCAAGTCTTTTGCAAAACACTATGATAGAGATATTTATGTCGCAAAAGTATCTTTGGAAGGCAAGCTGGTCTGGGAGAAAAGTCTTGGCGGTAAACGTGATGAATTTGCCGGAGATATAGCAAGAACAGATGATGAAGGTTTCCTGGTTGTAGGTGACAGTAA contains:
- a CDS encoding ferritin-like domain-containing protein — translated: MNIFSLLERAIISDDILIKEDLTAQCLAYCTKNEIRCNDDFTPLRFSKPSYASKCHIVDPRELPARKDFESKEGLATLVHAIAHIEFSAIDLALDAVYRYPQMPHAYKVDWLEVASDEIRHFKLLRSILTELGYDYGDFPVHCGLFDAAEHSAENILDRMAIIPRYYEASGLDVSPQIIKKLDNKRKNPQVKKVIDTLYIIYDEEIDHVYKGDKWFKYLCKEEGKAEGTEEEVYFEILERYKLLSKHRPHVNVEARKEAGFSCSEIKKLGAKECS
- a CDS encoding tetraacyldisaccharide 4'-kinase produces the protein MRGFFEAMLFAPKWYHYPLILLLFPFSVIYGIMMSIRRIMTSPKEFGIPIISVGNLIVGGSGKTPFAIALASRLQGVVIISRGYGRKSKGLVEVSSEGKILVDVTQSGDESMLMAQSLPKASVIVSEDRASAIELAKEKGAKCIILDDGFNRVEIEKFEIVLEPEHIKNYLPFPAGAFREFWFNKKYADIVAKEGEAFHRQVAFENLKPKMVLVTAISNPDRLNTYLPEGIVDKVYLEDHAYFEEEKLKMLLSEHEAQSLLVTQKDAVKMQDFKLPISEMKLKLEIKETIFTQVDEYIKGYPE
- the argB gene encoding acetylglutamate kinase, which produces MKNNINVVKTLLEALPFIKKFANEKIVIKYGGSAQTSDALKEQFAQDIVLLHLVGMKPIIVHGGGKSITDLLADLGVDTKFIDGQRVTTKEVMRIVEMVLSGEINKEIVSLLDNHGSKSIGISGKDGGFLKGIPKDFEKFGYTGIIEHVNPEIVNNIIEDGAIPVIAPIAGSSTMGHPGFNINADLAASKIAVALQARKVLFLTDTPGVLDKEMQLITNLSIEKTESLKADGTIQGGMVPKVDACIEALRGGVKKAHIIDGRVEHSLLLEILTSSGVGTCIEL